In one window of Oligoflexia bacterium DNA:
- a CDS encoding TRAP transporter permease, protein MNNKTIKIILCIWSTFQLASTQYIINDTLLRSIHLSFAIGLAFFMFVPKQSEKEKINKLMAWGNIFLGCLAALAALYLALDYQGISQRPGLPIVRDIVAGSILIVCLLEASRRVLGIALSLVAIVFMLFAFFGPYFPQVVAHRGADIGKMVSHLYLGTEGIFGVPIRVSASFVFLFVLLGSLLDKAGAGQYFIELAYSALGKFRGGPAKASVAASGLLGMLSGSSIANTVTTGTFTIPLMKKIGFTPEKAAAIEVAASTNAQLMPPVMGAAAFIMAEFLGIGYMEVVKAAIIPALASYVALFAVVHFEACKLNIQASKAQDIPPFFKTLWRGVHYCIPIVFLIYTLMIKRQSPTASAFNAIVITILIILIEPPIKAFLNKRLKQKDFTIGFKNLIEAFAQGAQNMIPIAIATACAGIIIGVVTMTGLGQSLLQVIELASGGNFYLVLILTAISCIILGMGLPTTANYIVMASLTAPILASLAKGSGLMIPVIAIHLFVFYFGILADDTPPVGLAAYAAAAIAKSDPIKTGIQGFIFDMRTAALPFIFILNTQFILIKDVVPGGNPMRPADWIWNDSLLSALGFLLAACIGMIFFVSAITGWFKSKLRWWERLWATGLFLGIFLYPQVLQYSGLSLPIYCALYCGLALLFIRVQIKMANR, encoded by the coding sequence ATGAACAATAAAACAATCAAAATAATATTGTGCATATGGTCTACGTTTCAATTAGCCAGTACCCAGTATATTATTAACGATACCTTGCTACGCAGCATTCACCTGAGCTTTGCTATTGGCTTAGCTTTTTTTATGTTTGTACCAAAACAAAGTGAAAAAGAAAAAATCAACAAGCTCATGGCTTGGGGAAACATTTTTTTAGGATGTCTTGCTGCTTTAGCAGCGTTATATTTAGCTTTGGATTATCAAGGGATTTCACAAAGACCTGGCTTACCCATTGTTAGAGATATTGTAGCTGGATCTATTTTGATTGTTTGTTTGTTGGAAGCCAGTAGACGAGTTCTTGGCATTGCTTTAAGTTTGGTGGCCATTGTTTTTATGTTGTTTGCTTTTTTTGGGCCGTATTTTCCGCAAGTGGTTGCGCATAGGGGTGCGGATATAGGTAAAATGGTCAGTCATTTGTATTTGGGCACAGAAGGTATTTTTGGTGTACCGATACGTGTTTCAGCAAGTTTTGTGTTTTTGTTTGTTTTGTTGGGTTCCTTATTGGACAAAGCTGGGGCGGGTCAGTATTTTATTGAGTTGGCTTATTCTGCTTTGGGGAAATTTAGAGGAGGGCCAGCTAAAGCTTCAGTTGCAGCGTCAGGTTTATTGGGAATGTTATCCGGCTCATCCATTGCCAATACAGTAACCACGGGAACCTTCACCATTCCACTGATGAAAAAAATTGGCTTTACTCCAGAAAAAGCGGCTGCCATTGAAGTTGCCGCCAGTACCAATGCGCAGTTGATGCCACCGGTGATGGGAGCTGCGGCATTTATTATGGCCGAGTTTTTAGGCATTGGTTACATGGAGGTGGTTAAAGCGGCAATTATTCCAGCGCTTGCGTCTTATGTGGCACTGTTTGCAGTGGTTCATTTTGAAGCCTGTAAACTGAATATTCAAGCAAGTAAGGCACAAGATATTCCACCGTTTTTTAAAACCTTATGGCGTGGTGTGCATTATTGTATTCCCATTGTTTTTCTAATTTATACTTTAATGATCAAGCGACAATCTCCCACAGCATCCGCGTTTAATGCAATTGTCATTACAATCTTAATTATTCTAATTGAGCCACCTATCAAAGCATTTTTAAACAAGCGTTTAAAGCAAAAAGATTTTACCATTGGATTTAAAAATTTAATTGAAGCCTTTGCCCAAGGTGCACAAAATATGATTCCTATTGCCATTGCAACAGCATGTGCCGGTATCATCATTGGAGTGGTGACCATGACCGGCTTAGGACAAAGTTTATTGCAAGTCATTGAGTTGGCCTCTGGCGGTAATTTTTATTTGGTCCTCATTTTAACGGCCATCAGTTGTATTATTTTAGGCATGGGATTGCCCACCACAGCCAATTATATTGTGATGGCCTCATTAACCGCACCTATCTTAGCCAGTTTGGCTAAGGGCAGTGGCTTGATGATTCCCGTCATTGCCATTCATTTGTTTGTGTTTTATTTTGGCATTTTGGCCGATGACACGCCACCAGTTGGTTTGGCCGCCTATGCGGCAGCAGCCATTGCTAAATCAGACCCCATTAAAACCGGTATTCAAGGCTTTATTTTTGATATGCGAACCGCGGCTTTACCCTTTATTTTTATTCTAAACACGCAGTTTATTTTAATCAAAGATGTGGTGCCCGGCGGCAATCCCATGCGGCCAGCAGATTGGATTTGGAATGATAGTCTGTTGTCTGCGCTTGGGTTTCTTCTGGCTGCATGCATAGGCATGATTTTTTTTGTATCTGCCATCACCGGTTGGTTTAAAAGCAAGCTAAGATGGTGGGAACGTCTATGGGCTACGGGTTTATTTTTGGGTATTTTCTTGTATCCTCAAGTGTTACAGTATTCGGGTTTAAGTTTGCCCATATACTGTGCCCTATATTGTGGCTTAGCTTTGCTGTTTATTCGAGTTCAAATAAAAATGGCTAACCGTTAA
- a CDS encoding DUF1800 domain-containing protein, with the protein MKHKTNTSFMLAIALFLSFIVLIEVYAMEHEQAKHLLLRTSFGVNLNELNSLRNRSYMQAVQTMVNQAKQYKQIKKPVWIQDLEDFNVQAYTFKNLKKGQEKRLALQKLAIKVEHYVQESLSTSSPKKQKNFVQRIIKQHANYKKNPIPIVTKMNNRGKQKLQKLWLDEMLTTSEPLREKMVLFWHNHFTSSAEKVGMLNLMLDQNNIFRRYALGNFRDLLKATLSQPAIHIYLDNDKNTKQSPNENLARELMELFTLGEGHYSEEDIREVARALTGYKPDERGQRMVLKQARHDQGIKTILGQSKNHDLNSVLDLLLSKKETAMFLAQKLHHEFIGHEVNQQSYAYIAQSIQRNNYAMDKVMVDLLTSPFFMLAKKGGMIKSPVELFVGTVRSFNIQMSDEFNYARDLNQLNQSVFYPPNVKGWPGGDSWINTSTLVQRNNLVSRLVRNQQKMSDSMMMQTKAQEVYFDFSSWQNKVPKKEQAWDYLLAIKPYNVEPSQGLNFSYIKELLGDPVYQLK; encoded by the coding sequence ATGAAACATAAAACAAACACATCATTTATGCTTGCGATAGCTCTTTTTCTAAGCTTTATCGTCTTAATAGAAGTTTATGCTATGGAGCATGAGCAAGCCAAACATCTTTTATTAAGAACATCGTTTGGAGTTAATTTAAATGAACTCAACAGTTTGCGCAATCGCAGTTATATGCAAGCGGTTCAAACAATGGTGAATCAGGCCAAGCAGTATAAACAAATTAAAAAGCCAGTATGGATACAGGATCTAGAAGATTTTAATGTTCAGGCCTACACGTTTAAGAACCTTAAAAAGGGGCAAGAAAAAAGATTGGCACTGCAAAAGTTAGCGATAAAAGTTGAACACTATGTGCAAGAGAGTTTGTCTACATCAAGTCCAAAAAAGCAGAAAAATTTTGTGCAAAGAATCATCAAACAACATGCCAATTATAAAAAAAATCCAATTCCTATTGTTACAAAAATGAACAATCGAGGCAAACAAAAATTACAAAAATTATGGCTCGATGAAATGCTTACAACTTCTGAGCCTTTGCGCGAAAAAATGGTCTTGTTTTGGCACAACCATTTTACCTCTTCAGCTGAAAAAGTGGGTATGTTGAATTTAATGTTGGATCAAAATAATATTTTTAGGCGATATGCTTTGGGTAATTTTAGAGACTTGCTTAAAGCAACCTTAAGTCAGCCTGCCATTCATATTTATTTGGATAATGATAAAAATACCAAGCAGTCACCCAATGAAAATTTAGCACGTGAATTGATGGAACTCTTTACATTAGGAGAAGGTCATTACTCAGAGGAAGATATTAGAGAAGTGGCCAGGGCTTTAACGGGCTATAAACCTGATGAACGTGGCCAAAGGATGGTTTTAAAACAAGCGCGACATGATCAAGGGATAAAAACCATTTTAGGGCAAAGTAAAAATCATGACTTAAATAGTGTCTTAGATCTTCTTTTAAGCAAAAAAGAAACAGCTATGTTTTTAGCACAAAAGCTGCACCATGAATTCATTGGTCATGAGGTCAATCAACAGTCTTACGCATACATTGCTCAAAGCATCCAAAGAAATAATTATGCCATGGACAAAGTCATGGTGGATCTCTTAACATCACCGTTTTTTATGTTGGCCAAAAAAGGTGGCATGATTAAATCACCCGTGGAGCTGTTTGTGGGCACAGTGCGCTCTTTCAATATTCAAATGAGTGATGAATTTAACTATGCCAGAGACTTAAACCAACTGAACCAAAGTGTGTTTTATCCACCCAATGTTAAGGGTTGGCCAGGCGGTGACAGTTGGATCAACACATCGACATTGGTGCAAAGAAACAACTTGGTATCACGTTTGGTGCGCAACCAACAAAAAATGTCTGACAGCATGATGATGCAAACAAAAGCCCAAGAGGTTTATTTTGATTTTTCTTCATGGCAGAACAAGGTTCCAAAGAAAGAGCAGGCCTGGGATTATCTTCTTGCCATTAAGCCCTATAATGTTGAACCTTCACAGGGATTAAATTTTTCCTACATTAAAGAGTTGTTAGGAGATCCGGTTTATCAATTAAAATAG
- a CDS encoding DUF1501 domain-containing protein, producing the protein MDRRLFLKSVSLLGAECFIVPQYVWSASSPKKILIMIELKGGNDGLNTFIPYTSNAYYALRPTIALAKESVLKIDHEFALHPKLKFLHQLYQSKQLAVIEGLGYANPNLSHFSSIDVWNTASLSSNSVGSEGWLVKCLKEKYSQPSSKDAWVLGDADLGPLVSTSYTPIVLQNLGGRMQKQNSVSQNKALLNNSALQHVLNVQQESNAFLNQLNAGMKSEMRRKKNRSSGFMQSINALDTFFGNGMQAKLIKLTLSGFDTHAAQPGKHARLLETLDQGMQKIKITLEKHQLWPNALVCTYSEFGRRVKENKNKGTDHGTANVHFAMGGKVKGGRFGQSPSMLRLDKDNLIHTHSFHQYYAGIIEDHFKLNTKNLLGKDFQKIPFIKT; encoded by the coding sequence ATGGATCGACGATTATTTTTAAAAAGCGTATCTTTGTTGGGAGCAGAGTGTTTTATTGTTCCTCAGTATGTTTGGTCTGCATCATCTCCAAAGAAAATTTTGATCATGATTGAGCTTAAAGGAGGCAATGATGGCTTGAATACATTTATTCCTTATACATCCAACGCTTATTATGCACTTCGTCCCACAATAGCCCTAGCAAAAGAAAGCGTTTTAAAAATTGATCATGAGTTTGCCCTGCATCCAAAACTTAAATTTTTGCACCAACTGTATCAAAGTAAACAATTGGCAGTTATTGAAGGTTTAGGCTATGCCAATCCCAATTTATCGCATTTTAGTTCCATTGATGTTTGGAATACAGCTAGTTTATCGTCAAATAGTGTTGGTTCAGAAGGATGGTTGGTTAAATGTTTAAAGGAAAAATATTCTCAGCCTTCATCCAAAGATGCTTGGGTTTTAGGAGATGCGGATTTAGGTCCTTTGGTGTCAACATCTTACACCCCCATTGTTTTACAAAATTTGGGCGGAAGAATGCAAAAGCAAAATAGTGTCAGTCAAAACAAAGCTTTATTGAACAATAGCGCCTTGCAACATGTTTTAAATGTACAACAAGAAAGCAATGCTTTTTTAAATCAGTTGAATGCAGGCATGAAGTCTGAAATGCGCCGCAAGAAAAATAGATCCAGTGGTTTTATGCAATCGATTAATGCCTTGGATACGTTTTTTGGCAATGGCATGCAAGCCAAGTTGATTAAACTGACTTTATCAGGTTTTGATACACATGCTGCACAGCCAGGCAAGCACGCGCGTCTTTTAGAGACTTTGGATCAAGGCATGCAAAAAATAAAAATAACTTTGGAAAAACATCAGCTATGGCCAAATGCTTTGGTGTGCACCTATTCTGAATTTGGACGTAGGGTCAAAGAAAATAAAAACAAAGGCACGGATCATGGAACGGCCAATGTTCACTTTGCCATGGGAGGTAAAGTCAAAGGGGGGCGTTTTGGTCAAAGCCCATCTATGCTGCGTTTAGATAAAGATAACTTAATTCACACGCACAGTTTTCACCAGTATTATGCAGGTATCATTGAAGATCATTTTAAACTCAATACAAAAAATTTGTTAGGAAAAGATTTTCAAAAGATACCTTTTATTAAAACGTAA
- a CDS encoding alpha/beta hydrolase produces the protein MHSWQLELYNKPVFRLSGLKTKNNAPEIVCLHGWLDNAMSFQPLMQAFPEYSIHALDLPGHGQSDHLPNMIPAYSMAQVAFILNDYLKTLNTPIVLMAHSLGAGLASLVAALFPQQIKALVLLDNVIPIPNDDLAMTPLKKLALVKSKPANTYASFDKAVEARCKYGVSKDIAHLLAQRSVSENEQGTFYWHHDPRLLYPSLGYFSTPDVHDIVTQVQQPVLYFYGDWDYRYEDRMRAANSIQNIHMVKVSGDHYFHMRTPQLLRDIIKSFLANNI, from the coding sequence ATGCACTCTTGGCAACTTGAACTGTATAACAAGCCAGTATTTCGTTTATCAGGCTTAAAAACAAAAAATAATGCACCAGAGATTGTTTGCTTGCATGGTTGGTTAGACAATGCCATGAGCTTTCAACCTTTGATGCAGGCTTTTCCGGAGTATTCGATACATGCATTGGATCTTCCAGGACATGGACAAAGCGATCATTTGCCCAACATGATTCCCGCTTATTCCATGGCGCAAGTGGCTTTTATCCTCAACGATTATTTAAAAACCCTGAACACCCCCATTGTTCTTATGGCGCATTCATTGGGCGCCGGTTTGGCCAGCCTGGTCGCGGCACTTTTCCCACAGCAGATCAAAGCTTTGGTCCTCCTAGATAATGTCATTCCGATTCCCAATGATGACTTGGCCATGACCCCTTTAAAAAAACTGGCGCTGGTAAAAAGTAAACCTGCCAATACCTATGCCAGCTTTGATAAAGCCGTTGAAGCGCGCTGCAAATATGGCGTGAGTAAAGATATTGCTCACCTGCTGGCCCAACGCTCAGTCTCAGAAAATGAGCAGGGCACATTCTATTGGCATCATGATCCCCGCTTATTATACCCTTCCTTGGGTTATTTCAGCACTCCTGATGTACACGACATTGTCACCCAAGTGCAACAGCCGGTTTTATACTTTTATGGAGATTGGGATTACCGTTATGAAGATCGCATGCGCGCAGCAAACTCCATACAAAACATTCATATGGTCAAAGTTTCTGGTGACCATTACTTTCATATGCGCACCCCACAGCTGCTTAGAGATATAATAAAAAGCTTTCTTGCTAACAACATATAA
- the eno gene encoding phosphopyruvate hydratase has protein sequence MSNIKQITPRQILDSRGNPTIEVDVILDSGHMGRAAVPSGASTGSKEALELRDGGDAYMGKSVGKAINNIVEHIAPKLIGMNALEQSKVDQCMLDLDGTENKSNLGANAILGVSLAVAKAAAHFKHVPLFTYLGGKQANTLPLPLMNVLNGGQHADNALDIQEFMLAPHGFDNFSAALQAGAETFQHLKKILHDNKLSTNVGDEGGFAPNIDTQQALEFLLQAIDNAGYKAGKHISLALDVAASEMYQDGHYVMFKSNQEQKNTEQMIAWYQELTSKYPIVSIEDPLDENDWSGWQTLQSQVGQNIQLVGDDIFVTNAKLLQKGIDEHTANAILIKLNQIGSLSETLECIDLAQEHDWGTVISHRSGETEDTFIADLAVATQAGQIKTGSLSRADRTAKYNQLLRIEQLLGDKAHYAGLNFSS, from the coding sequence ATGAGCAACATTAAACAGATTACTCCCAGACAAATTTTAGACTCTCGTGGCAATCCTACCATTGAAGTGGATGTTATTTTAGACTCTGGCCATATGGGTAGAGCCGCTGTTCCTTCCGGCGCCTCAACCGGGAGTAAAGAAGCTCTAGAATTACGTGATGGCGGTGATGCCTATATGGGAAAATCTGTGGGTAAAGCCATCAATAACATTGTTGAACACATCGCACCAAAACTGATTGGCATGAATGCGCTTGAGCAAAGTAAAGTGGATCAATGCATGCTAGATCTTGATGGCACAGAGAATAAATCCAATTTGGGAGCCAATGCTATTTTAGGTGTATCTTTGGCTGTGGCTAAAGCGGCAGCGCATTTTAAACATGTTCCTTTATTTACCTATTTGGGTGGCAAACAAGCCAACACTTTACCTTTACCCTTGATGAATGTGCTTAATGGTGGCCAGCATGCGGACAATGCTTTAGACATTCAAGAATTCATGTTGGCGCCACATGGCTTTGATAACTTTTCTGCCGCTTTGCAAGCTGGCGCAGAAACTTTTCAACATTTGAAAAAAATCTTACATGACAATAAACTTTCAACCAATGTTGGTGACGAAGGTGGCTTTGCCCCAAACATTGACACTCAACAAGCTTTAGAGTTTTTATTGCAAGCCATTGATAATGCTGGTTATAAAGCCGGCAAGCATATTTCTTTAGCCTTGGACGTGGCAGCATCAGAAATGTACCAGGATGGCCATTACGTCATGTTCAAATCCAACCAAGAACAAAAAAACACAGAGCAAATGATTGCCTGGTACCAAGAATTAACCAGCAAATACCCCATTGTTTCTATTGAAGACCCTCTGGATGAAAACGACTGGTCTGGTTGGCAAACTTTACAAAGTCAAGTAGGTCAAAACATTCAATTGGTGGGGGATGATATCTTTGTCACCAACGCAAAGCTTTTACAAAAAGGCATTGATGAACATACGGCCAATGCTATTTTAATCAAACTTAATCAAATTGGCAGCCTGAGTGAAACCCTTGAATGCATTGATTTGGCCCAGGAACATGATTGGGGTACAGTGATTTCACACCGCTCAGGTGAAACTGAAGACACCTTTATTGCAGACTTGGCGGTTGCAACCCAAGCTGGCCAAATCAAAACTGGGTCTTTAAGCCGGGCAGATAGAACAGCAAAATACAATCAACTGTTGCGCATAGAACAACTCTTGGGTGATAAAGCACATTACGCCGGCCTGAATTTTTCTTCGTAA
- a CDS encoding deoxynucleoside kinase, giving the protein MKGKYIAVEGPIGVGKSQLISALAERLSAQTIKDTDNPFLPSFYNNMEKYAFQVQLFFLMSRFQQQVDCSQPDLFSQYTLCDYLFHKDRLFASLTLEPQEFALYEKVYGLLKGTAATPDVVIYLQASTDTLIKRIAQKDEDLALLLPKNYLEKVVHAFQTFFFHFSLCPVIVCNTDKNDFENNPDNIDLLIRKISEVKSGLNYLNLD; this is encoded by the coding sequence GTGAAGGGAAAGTATATTGCAGTAGAGGGGCCTATTGGAGTTGGCAAAAGCCAATTGATTTCTGCTTTGGCAGAAAGACTTTCTGCTCAAACCATCAAAGATACGGACAATCCCTTTTTACCCTCTTTTTATAACAACATGGAAAAATATGCTTTTCAAGTGCAGTTGTTTTTTCTGATGTCACGTTTTCAACAACAAGTCGATTGCAGTCAACCAGACTTATTTTCTCAGTACACTTTATGTGATTACTTGTTTCATAAAGATCGTTTGTTTGCATCTTTAACTTTAGAACCGCAAGAATTTGCTCTGTATGAAAAAGTTTATGGTTTGCTTAAGGGAACCGCCGCCACCCCTGATGTTGTTATTTATTTGCAGGCCAGCACAGACACTTTGATTAAAAGAATTGCCCAAAAAGATGAAGACTTGGCCTTGCTCTTACCCAAAAATTATTTAGAAAAAGTGGTGCATGCTTTTCAAACTTTCTTTTTTCATTTCTCTCTATGTCCCGTCATTGTTTGTAATACTGATAAAAATGACTTTGAAAACAACCCTGACAACATAGACTTATTGATTAGAAAAATTTCTGAAGTGAAGTCGGGTTTGAATTACCTTAACTTAGATTAA
- the rsmA gene encoding 16S rRNA (adenine(1518)-N(6)/adenine(1519)-N(6))-dimethyltransferase RsmA, which translates to MENPKKILDRLGTWPKKKLGQNFLVNLASAEKIYRFADPTPNCPVIEIGPGLGAMTEVILNQAHPFLCIEKDKDLIPFLHEHFVTYPNFNCLEHDILTWNFDLSSYFKDKEKPWVIANLPYSITTPIIEILFERRHQLGSLCFLLQREFVERICAKENTKNYGRLTVWLQCYYDVEAGPIIPPTSFHPRPKVDSRLVKLSPKKISLLQEHFITDEEAFFNLIKVVFSQRRKMLRSTLKQNNYPVESLDHSILEQRPENLRLLDWMNLFKCLHAA; encoded by the coding sequence ATGGAAAATCCTAAAAAAATATTGGATCGTTTAGGTACTTGGCCCAAGAAAAAATTGGGGCAAAATTTTTTGGTTAACCTTGCTTCTGCTGAAAAAATTTATCGCTTTGCTGACCCAACACCAAACTGTCCTGTTATAGAAATTGGTCCCGGTTTGGGCGCCATGACCGAAGTTATTTTAAACCAAGCCCATCCTTTTTTATGCATTGAAAAAGACAAAGACCTTATTCCTTTTTTGCACGAGCATTTTGTGACTTATCCTAATTTTAATTGTCTAGAGCATGATATTTTAACGTGGAATTTTGATTTGTCTTCTTATTTCAAAGACAAAGAAAAACCTTGGGTGATTGCCAACTTACCCTATTCTATCACCACCCCCATTATTGAAATCTTGTTTGAGCGTCGTCACCAGTTGGGAAGCTTGTGCTTTCTTTTGCAAAGAGAATTTGTAGAACGGATTTGCGCTAAAGAAAACACTAAAAATTACGGGCGATTAACAGTGTGGTTGCAGTGCTATTATGACGTTGAAGCAGGACCCATTATCCCACCTACATCTTTTCATCCTAGACCCAAAGTAGATTCACGTTTGGTTAAATTAAGCCCTAAAAAAATCAGTCTTTTACAAGAACATTTCATTACAGATGAAGAGGCTTTTTTTAATTTGATTAAAGTGGTTTTTTCTCAACGTCGCAAAATGCTACGCAGCACGCTTAAACAAAACAACTACCCAGTTGAGAGTCTGGATCATAGTATTTTGGAACAGCGTCCAGAAAATTTGAGACTTCTGGATTGGATGAATTTATTCAAATGCCTACACGCAGCTTAA
- the tsaD gene encoding tRNA (adenosine(37)-N6)-threonylcarbamoyltransferase complex transferase subunit TsaD yields MHIVCLQRMNILGIESSCDETAAAVLKDGQDILSSVIVSQFDDHEIFGGVVPELASRSHVKAIYPVIEKALSDANLSLKNIDGIAVTQGPGLIGSLLVGYTFAKSLAFANSIPFVGVHHIEGHLASAMMLTQEQHYPALGLVVSGGHSHIYYVKEPGNYELVGYTRDDAVGEAFDKAAQILNLGFPGGPAIEKAAQNGNKKFVKFPRTKLEQNPKAYEYSFSGIKTSLAYHVRDHQDHLHQHTHDLAASFQQALVDMILYPLDFAIKDLAPKSLLLCGGVARNSLLRESLAQFSQQHQLDFFVPDFHLCTDNAVMIAAAGYPKLKQGHCDSFDQAPKASMLF; encoded by the coding sequence ATGCACATCGTATGCCTGCAAAGAATGAATATTTTGGGCATAGAAAGTTCTTGCGATGAAACCGCTGCTGCGGTTTTAAAAGATGGGCAAGATATCTTGTCATCTGTGATTGTCAGTCAATTTGATGACCATGAAATTTTTGGTGGCGTGGTTCCTGAATTGGCTTCTCGCAGCCATGTCAAAGCCATTTACCCGGTTATTGAAAAAGCTTTATCCGATGCAAACTTATCTCTCAAAAATATAGACGGCATTGCCGTTACCCAAGGGCCTGGCCTCATTGGTTCACTCTTGGTGGGCTATACCTTTGCCAAAAGCTTGGCCTTTGCTAACAGCATTCCCTTTGTGGGTGTGCACCATATTGAAGGGCATTTGGCTTCTGCCATGATGTTAACCCAAGAACAACATTACCCTGCTCTTGGCCTAGTTGTTTCTGGTGGCCACTCACATATCTATTATGTCAAAGAACCTGGGAATTATGAGTTGGTGGGCTACACTCGAGATGATGCCGTAGGTGAGGCCTTTGACAAAGCTGCGCAAATTTTAAACTTAGGTTTTCCTGGTGGACCGGCCATTGAAAAAGCCGCACAAAACGGCAACAAAAAATTTGTAAAATTTCCTCGCACCAAACTTGAGCAAAATCCCAAAGCCTATGAATACAGTTTTAGTGGCATCAAAACCTCTTTGGCCTACCACGTTAGAGATCATCAAGATCATTTACATCAGCACACGCATGATTTGGCCGCCAGTTTTCAACAAGCTTTGGTGGACATGATTCTTTATCCTTTGGACTTTGCCATTAAGGATCTAGCTCCAAAATCACTTTTATTATGTGGGGGTGTGGCTCGCAATAGTTTATTAAGAGAATCCCTCGCCCAATTTTCTCAACAACATCAACTTGATTTTTTTGTTCCTGATTTTCACCTGTGTACAGACAATGCCGTGATGATTGCTGCGGCCGGCTATCCTAAACTTAAGCAAGGTCACTGTGATAGCTTTGACCAAGCGCCAAAAGCCAGTATGTTATTTTAA
- the ybgF gene encoding tol-pal system protein YbgF — MTVIKYFLSFLIATLSLSSAQLFSNNKKTDEKIKSMQTQIDQINSFNQANAQSLNEVKAINEKFKQHQADTSVLIEDLRNEIQILKGEIEFFKRQMEIFEENQKNFFKDAQFRLNEMESNPSAKENSNNTSSNAPNNSNTKKQSAQQAYDQALSYYQKDKNYPQAISAFENFIQLYPKDKLAANAYYWMGESYFALGKFARAIKTFDIVAKQYASSSKKCAALFMQGKGFEALKKSNEAKLFYSEVVSQCPNTDVATKASKQLN; from the coding sequence ATGACCGTCATAAAATATTTTTTAAGTTTTTTAATTGCCACGCTTTCTTTGAGTAGCGCACAACTGTTTAGCAACAATAAAAAAACTGATGAAAAAATCAAAAGCATGCAAACACAAATTGATCAGATCAATAGTTTCAATCAAGCCAATGCGCAAAGCTTAAATGAAGTTAAAGCCATTAATGAAAAATTTAAACAACACCAAGCGGACACCTCAGTTTTAATTGAAGACTTACGCAATGAAATTCAAATTCTCAAAGGAGAAATTGAATTTTTTAAACGGCAAATGGAAATTTTTGAAGAAAACCAAAAAAACTTCTTTAAAGATGCACAGTTTCGTTTAAATGAAATGGAGAGTAATCCAAGCGCAAAAGAAAACTCAAACAATACCAGCTCAAATGCTCCCAATAACTCAAACACAAAAAAACAATCGGCTCAGCAAGCTTATGATCAAGCTTTATCCTACTATCAAAAAGATAAAAACTACCCGCAAGCCATAAGTGCTTTTGAAAATTTTATTCAATTGTATCCAAAAGACAAGCTAGCTGCCAATGCTTATTACTGGATGGGCGAAAGCTACTTTGCATTAGGAAAATTTGCCAGAGCCATCAAAACTTTTGATATAGTGGCCAAACAGTATGCCAGCAGCAGTAAAAAATGTGCGGCTTTGTTCATGCAAGGCAAAGGCTTTGAAGCTTTGAAAAAAAGCAATGAAGCCAAACTGTTTTACAGTGAAGTGGTCAGCCAATGCCCTAACACTGATGTAGCCACAAAAGCTTCAAAGCAACTCAACTAG
- the pal gene encoding peptidoglycan-associated lipoprotein Pal yields the protein MFQRQYLAMVLCLCLTVVGLSSCGKKKASEVETPPTAEEQANVEEPTEETAGTADQGILANMPVIYFEFDQSTLSAESRTLLQEIAAAMNAQSSISLTIEGHTDERGSNEYNLALGERRARSVQEYIQRLGVSADRLNPVSYGEERPSDPSTGEAAWSKNRRVEFTVSQ from the coding sequence ATGTTTCAACGTCAGTATTTGGCTATGGTATTATGCCTATGTTTAACAGTTGTAGGTTTAAGTTCGTGTGGAAAAAAGAAAGCATCCGAGGTTGAGACACCTCCTACTGCAGAAGAACAGGCAAATGTTGAAGAGCCTACAGAAGAAACTGCTGGTACGGCTGATCAAGGCATCTTAGCCAATATGCCTGTAATTTATTTTGAATTTGATCAATCTACACTCAGCGCAGAAAGCAGAACTTTATTGCAAGAAATTGCAGCAGCAATGAATGCTCAATCATCCATTTCTTTAACCATTGAAGGGCACACCGATGAGCGTGGCAGCAATGAGTACAACTTGGCTTTGGGTGAAAGACGTGCTCGCAGTGTTCAAGAATACATCCAACGCTTAGGCGTTTCAGCGGACCGCTTAAACCCTGTTAGCTATGGAGAAGAGCGTCCTAGCGATCCAAGCACAGGTGAAGCCGCTTGGTCAAAAAACCGTAGAGTTGAATTCACTGTTTCTCAATAA